From the Nitrospinaceae bacterium genome, the window TACTTCAAGGTGTAAAGGCGGAGAATAAAATTTTGCCAATTATCTTTACTCGGGGCATATCCTTGCCATGGGGGTTTTGAGGAAAAAATGACACAAGCAAGCGGGGCGGGAGATAAAAAAACAATAACGCGGTTGGGCGCCAAGTTGACCCGCTCGCGCGTCTGGCGCTCGATCTTTCGCCACGGATATCCGGACAACGATCTTGACCGGATGCAGGTGGTGGTCACGAATTTCTTTTTGCACATCATGCCTGCTCGTGTGAATGTGCACACGATTCGCCCGACGGCAACCTTGGGTCTCGGCGTCATCGCGCTGTTCATGTTTTTCATCCTGACCATTACCGGCGTTCTATTGATGTTCTATTACGTTCCCTCGGTGGACCGCGCATATTCTGACATGAAGGACTTGCAGTTCGTCGTCTCCTACGGGGTCATATTGAGAAATATGCACCGATGGGGCGCGCACGGAATGGTGGCCGTAGTTTTTGTTCACATGTGCCGCGTGTTTTATACGGGCTCCTATAAGGCGCCGCGCGAGTTCAACTGGGTGCTGGGTGTTATTCTCTGGGTCCTTACGATGTTCCTCTCGTTCACGGGCTATCTTTTGCCCTGGGATCAGCTTGCCTTCTGGGCCATCACAGTCGGATCGAGCATCGCCGCCTACCCGCCCCTGATGGGCGACACCATTCGCTTCATGCTGCTGGGTGGGCAGGAGGTAGGCCAAGGGGCTCTCTTGAGATTTTATGTTCTGCATGTGGCCATCCTGCCCATAGTGATGAGCATGATCATGGCCGTTCATCTTTGGCGCATTCGAAAAGATGGTGGCCTTGCCCGCTCAAGGGATGAGCATGAGGACGGGCATCCCACGACCGCCGTCGATAGCGGATTGTGGGATACCGCTAAAACCTACGGGCTGATGGCGCTTTCACGAAGCACCACCCCAATCGTTGGGACACAGACACCCGAGGAGGAGGTGACGGCCTGGCCTCATCTGACATTTCGGCTTCTCGTCTTGTTCGTCGGCACTTTGGCCACCATTACTGCAATTTCACTTCTCTTTGATGCCCCTCTTGAGGAGATTGCCAATCCGATACATCCGCCCAACCCTTCAAAAGCGCCTTGGTATTTTCTCGGTTTACAAGAACTGGTCAGCTATTCTGCGCTCGTCGGTGGGGTCATAGTTCCGGGGCTCGCTGTTCTAGGCTTGATGGTCATTCCTTTTATCGACCACACCCCGGCGGGAGAAGGTGTGTGGTTCTCCTCGCTTGAGGGGAAAAAGATCGCCTGGAAGAGTTTTGTTGGGGGCGCGCTTTCGGTTCCCATATTGATGATACTCAATGCCCAGTTCGGCATCCGGGTTCTTTGGGCCAAGTCGCCTCAATTTATGGCGGATCTTGTGAATCCGGCGACCATTCTTCTTGTCGGCATTGCCATTTACTCGAGCAGCATTGTTCGTAAAACGGGCTCGCGGCGTTTGGGCGCTATTTCTTTGTTTTCATCGTTCTTGGGTGCGTTGATAATTTTAACGATTGTAGGAACGTTTTTCCGCGGAGCGAACTGGGCCTTTATTCTTCCGTGGGCGCAAAGTGCGGTGCACCATTAAACGCGCGTGCATTTTAAGTGAAGACTTTTGCCCGATGGGGTTTTACACAAATCATTCGATGAATTGTTCATGTGATAGGGAACGATATGAAATCTGAAATAAAATCAGAGTCGGCTAGTCTGAAGAATTGGTATCTGGCATTCGCGATTGTGGGCGTTATTTCGGGATTTTTATTCATTGTTTCGTATTGGAGCGATTATGATCGTGAGTGGCGAAAATATCAGGATGCCTATGCCACGGAGTTGAGGGCTATTGTTTCGGGTTCGGGTAAACAGGAATTGCCAACTCCGGGGTATATCTATAATCAAATTGTGGTTTCACCGAATCGCGTAGACAGGTGCCAGATGTGCCATAGGGCTTTGGATGATCCAAGATTCGCCAAATCGCCGCAGCCTTTGACTACTCATCCGAAAATTCCGTCTCATTCATTTGAAAAATTTGGATGCACTTCATGTCACATGGGCCAAGGCCGAGCCACTACGGTAGCCGATGGGCATGGCAAAGTTCCTTTTTGGGATGAGCCCCTGCGCCGTAAACCCTTTACGCAGGCGAGTTGCGGTACATGCCACAGGGGTGTGAAGCTCAAGGGAGCGCCACTACTTGCCAGGGGAAGGCAGCTATATCTAACGATGGGTTGCATTGCTTGCCACACTATCCATGGCGCTGGGGGAAAGCTAGGGCCGGAACTTACCTGGGTTGGTGATCGGCGTAAGGACCCAGAATGGCATCTCAAACATTTCGCCAATCCTCAAGGTATATCTCCCGGCTCGACGATGCCGCCATACAAGCATCTTGCCAAGAAGGATTTAGAGGCCCTCACCGTTTATATGTTGAGTTTGAGTAGTGCCCCTGAGGGGCTTATTGCTGCACCAAATGTCATCCAGGCGAAAGTAGCTACCAAGCCGCAGAAGAAATAGGCGGGATTTTTGTAGGACTCTTCGAGGTTTTGAAGGTAAGCTCTTCCGTATGAGGAGAGCCTATCTAGCCGCGTGGTTTCTTCTTCTCTTCTTCTTTGAATTTCATTGAGCGAATTAGAGAGTGCATCCATTGAGGAAGTTTTGGGGGCGCTTCTCCTGTTTTATCCCCATCGTTATTTTCTTTTTTGTCTGGATCTTGGGAAGGCTGTTTCTCCTCTCCGGCTATCCAACTAGATCTCTGGCGATGAATGTGAGAAAGGCCTAGTAAGGAAGGCTGCCTCAAGGATGGATGATTCGAACTCACTTCGGTACGTGGCGATTCTGGATAATTCAGCATAAAAAAACTCCTTGCACATAAAGTCTTTCGCGCAAGGAGCAGAACCCCTCACTTTCGTTCGGCAGGCCAACCATCAGCCGAATATCCGCTGACTTGTGCCTTTGCGCCCCCGCTTCACAACGAGTTTGCCGTTATCGCGAAAGAACTGTTTGGTCCGGCTATCCGTTTCCCCTCTTGGCTACGAATAACCCTGACCTGTTGGTATCCAATATGGGACCTGATTTCATTTTCTGCATTAGGATACTGTAAGATTTTTGTTTATTTTGCATTGAATTTAACAGCAATAATAAAACTGGGCTGATGCCTCATCATCCAAATTGATGCGTAAAATACTATTTTTGAAAATATTTTTTGATCCTGGCGAGGTGGGTATTTTGTCAGGGCGGCTACGAATTAATTCCCCGCTTTCGGAATTTCATCCCATCTTGTCGTATAGCGGGGGGAGCAGTGGTTGGATTTCCGCCGCCAGGTGGTGCGAAATCCCTCTGACCCGTAACGGATGGTTCCCCGGCCCATCTGTCCGTTGATGGTGTCGATGGCCTGCATCAGCTCCGGCTGCCAGCAGCTATCGGTGGCGAAAAGCTCTGTCTGTGTGCTTTCCGCCGGGCTC encodes:
- a CDS encoding c-type cytochrome; protein product: MGQGRATTVADGHGKVPFWDEPLRRKPFTQASCGTCHRGVKLKGAPLLARGRQLYLTMGCIACHTIHGAGGKLGPELTWVGDRRKDPEWHLKHFANPQGISPGSTMPPYKHLAKKDLEALTVYMLSLSSAPEGLIAAPNVIQAKVATKPQKK
- a CDS encoding DUF4405 domain-containing protein; translated protein: MTQASGAGDKKTITRLGAKLTRSRVWRSIFRHGYPDNDLDRMQVVVTNFFLHIMPARVNVHTIRPTATLGLGVIALFMFFILTITGVLLMFYYVPSVDRAYSDMKDLQFVVSYGVILRNMHRWGAHGMVAVVFVHMCRVFYTGSYKAPREFNWVLGVILWVLTMFLSFTGYLLPWDQLAFWAITVGSSIAAYPPLMGDTIRFMLLGGQEVGQGALLRFYVLHVAILPIVMSMIMAVHLWRIRKDGGLARSRDEHEDGHPTTAVDSGLWDTAKTYGLMALSRSTTPIVGTQTPEEEVTAWPHLTFRLLVLFVGTLATITAISLLFDAPLEEIANPIHPPNPSKAPWYFLGLQELVSYSALVGGVIVPGLAVLGLMVIPFIDHTPAGEGVWFSSLEGKKIAWKSFVGGALSVPILMILNAQFGIRVLWAKSPQFMADLVNPATILLVGIAIYSSSIVRKTGSRRLGAISLFSSFLGALIILTIVGTFFRGANWAFILPWAQSAVHH